CGGCTATCGACTCAGTTCCACTCAGCGGTGAGCAGCTCTTCTTCGCGGCTGGGTGCGGCCGCGCGGATGAACTTGGGGGCGCGCACCGCAGACTGGGTTGGCCTGGGTGAGCCGAAGCTCCGGGGCGTGGGCTTGGGTTGGGCCGTGGGGGCCTTGGCGCGGCGTCCGCTGACGATGCTTTGCAGTTGGGAGACTTCCTGCTGCAGCGTGAGGGCCTGGGCGTTGAGTTCCTCGGCGGCGGAGGCCGTTTCCTCGGCATTGCTGGCGTTGGACTGCGTCACCTTGTCCATCTGCGTGACGGCGATGGTGATCTGGCTGATGCCTTGGGACTGCTCGCGGGAGGAGCCCGAGATTTCGAGAACGAGGTCGTTGACGCGGGAGGTCTTGTCGATGATCACACGCAGCCCGTCGGCGACTTTGCCGGAGAGCGCGACGCCGTTGCTGCTCTTGGCAATGGTGTCTTCGATCTTTTCGGTGGTTTCCTGGGCGGCGGAGGCGGCGCGGCGGGCGAGGGCACGCACTTCTTCGGCCACGACGGCAAACCCGGCGCCGGCTTCGCCCGCGCGGGCGGCCTCGACGGCGGCATTGAGCGCGAGCAGGTTGGTCTGGAAAGCGATTTCGTCGATCGTCTTCACGATCACGGCGATGTTGTCGGAAGCCTTTTTGATGTCGGTCATGGCACCGACCATCTGCTCCATCTGGTAGTTGCCTTGCTCGGTGGCCGTGCGGGCTTCTTCGGCATAGGTGCGAGCGGTGTCGGCTCGCTCGCCGTTGCGCTGGGCCTGGCCGTTGATCTCCTCCAGCGAGGCGGAGGTTTCTTCGAGCGAGGCGGCTTGCTCGCTGGAGCCTTCGGCCAGCGACTGGCTGGCGGCCGAGACCTGATTGGCGGCCGAGGATACCTGGCTGGAAGCGTCGCCAAGGTTGGAGGCGAGGCGCAAGAGGATGCGATTGATGCTGCGGACGGTGATGGTGGCGAGAACAAGGCCGACAACGATCGCGAGGGCGGTGCCGATCCATGAGGCAAGTTCGGTGCTGCTGAGGTAGGCGGCCATTTGGGCGCTGGCGACAGCAGAGTCGGCCTGGACGACGTCGCGCAGAGCGCGGAGGCCTTCTTCATACTTGCGCGTCACCGGGTCGAGTTCTTTGCGGCTCTGGGTGAAGAGGGCGGCGGCGCTTTCAGGGGTGGTGCTGCCCCAGCTGAGCTGCAGAAACTTGTCCATCGCGGCATTGAAGGCGAGGCGCTCTTCCCAGACCGCTTTGCAGGTCTCCCGCTGGGTGGTGTAGTCGGCATCGGCGTTCTGAAGGATCGCCTCGTAGGCCTGGACGGCTTTCGCGTTGTCGTCGCGGTAGGCCTGAATGTCGTCGACGAGTTTGGTCATCTCCTCGCGAGAGCTCGACATGATGTGCTGGTAATAGCAGGTCTCGATGCCGCGCACCCGGGTGATCATCGTCTCCATGAGGATCTCCGCTTCGTAGGTCTCGTCGTTGAGGCCGCTGTTGTGCTTGATCTGCTTTAGCGAGTAGAGCGTAAAGCTGCACAAGGCGATGATGATGGTAATGACGGCTAGGTAGCCGAGGGTGACGCGTTTGCCGATGGTCCAGGATTTCATGTGAAAATGAGGTATGTCCTTTAGATCGGCTTATGGCCCCCCGGGTGAGCGTCTTCTCTCGCGCATTTCGCAACCGCGAATTGTTAAAAGGGGCGGAGGGGAAAGGGTATGGCGGAGAATAGATTTGTGGATCCATTACGGTTTTGGGTAAGTAAAAGGTCAATGGATCCCCTGCATATCTCATTTGACGATATTTGCCTTGTCGGGGAATATGTAACTCCAGACGGCCCTTTTGCAGATGACTGGTTTTTACTGCTGGGCGATCGCGCTGGCAGTGTGATCGATGTCTCTTCGGAGAGCGAGCTATGGGAGCAGGTGAGGACGGAACTGAGGTTGCGGGGGATCCCCTGCAATCTTGAGCTACACAATAAAGTGGAAATCGAGAATGTGGTCCACTATCCGCCCTCGC
The sequence above is drawn from the Verrucomicrobiota bacterium JB022 genome and encodes:
- a CDS encoding methyl-accepting chemotaxis protein — protein: MKSWTIGKRVTLGYLAVITIIIALCSFTLYSLKQIKHNSGLNDETYEAEILMETMITRVRGIETCYYQHIMSSSREEMTKLVDDIQAYRDDNAKAVQAYEAILQNADADYTTQRETCKAVWEERLAFNAAMDKFLQLSWGSTTPESAAALFTQSRKELDPVTRKYEEGLRALRDVVQADSAVASAQMAAYLSSTELASWIGTALAIVVGLVLATITVRSINRILLRLASNLGDASSQVSSAANQVSAASQSLAEGSSEQAASLEETSASLEEINGQAQRNGERADTARTYAEEARTATEQGNYQMEQMVGAMTDIKKASDNIAVIVKTIDEIAFQTNLLALNAAVEAARAGEAGAGFAVVAEEVRALARRAASAAQETTEKIEDTIAKSSNGVALSGKVADGLRVIIDKTSRVNDLVLEISGSSREQSQGISQITIAVTQMDKVTQSNASNAEETASAAEELNAQALTLQQEVSQLQSIVSGRRAKAPTAQPKPTPRSFGSPRPTQSAVRAPKFIRAAAPSREEELLTAEWN